ctcccagcctccccactccccagccctcTTGGCCTTAGGTTTCCATCTGTAAAGCAACGGACTGAGCTGGTAGGTTCCAAGGTCTCTACAACTCCACAGTATGGCCTTGGGGCCACAGACTCCAATCATCTGTGTGTCTGGCCCACAAGCTCTCAAACAGTATGGTGTTTGGCTTCCTAGCCATGTCTCAAGCCCCTGGGCCTCGCCTGCTCTCCCACTTCCCAATTCCAGGGTTCCCAGACTAGGTTCAGGCCCAAAAAGGATCCTCAAGGGAGCAGTGCTAATCCACTAGCTTTCCTGTTTCCAAAAATCTTAACAAGAGTTGCCTAGAACCAAACAAAGTGCAGCAAGGTTTGGGGCTCTAGATGAATCAAAGCTGCACTGCCAGCTATATATACTTTCTGCTGAATAGTAAAAACTAGGTTAATGACCTTCAAGACCTAGAAGAGGAAACCCCTCCAGAGAAAGGGCCCTAGCCAATCCTGCCCTACTCaccgatgatgatgatgaggatgatggcGCAAATCACTCCCAAGATGATCATCATCTGGGGGCGAGAAAGGGGGGGTTCAGTGACACAGACCGTGACACCCTCGTCACCCACCAGTTCTCATGCCAGCCCTCTTGCGTGCCTCCACCCTTACCTTGAGGTTTTTCCACCAGTATTTGCGCTTGAGCTTGGCTGCGCTTGTTTCAAACTGGGAGGCCCCTGCCTGGAGTGCATCTGCACGGTCGTCCAGCTCGGACAGCTTCTGGTCCCGCTCCAGGACCTTGTCCACATTCACCCTCATGATGTCCACCACCTGAAGGAGGGGCCCACGAGGCAGGGGGTGTGCCAAGGCCGCCTCAGTGAGGGCACTCCTCAACCATGCACCCACAGAGGAAACATGCACCCCGATGCTGCCCGGCTAACATGCCAAGGACACACAGAGAACATCCCTAGCACACCTGGGGACATGCAAGGAGCACACATCAGGGGCATGCTGACAGCCAGACATCTCAGATGTCAGAGCAGCACCCTCTAAGCAGCCTGTCTGTCGCCAGACCACACCTGCCGGGACCCAAACGCCCCAGCCCATCAAGGCTGACTAACACCCCAGACCGTTCCAAGTGCAAgctgagcagggcaggggcagggtacGTCTTTGTCCCTAAACTCATAAACTCAGCATCTCCAACACAGGATGCCCCCTCCCCACCGGTGCCAACCGTCGGGGTCCTTCCCGCCGCCTGACACCCCCCACACTCACCTCATCCACCTGGGCCTGGGTCTGCTGCAGTCTCCTGTTACTGGTGAGGTTTggagggggcgccggggggcctccctccccagccgGGGCGGCAGGGGGGGCGGTGGCAGCGGTAGCCGACCTGAGGGGCAGGGACGGAGTAAGACCCGAGGCCTGGAGCCGCCGGCCCCGCGGCCAGGGCTCCGCCCATCCTcctgtccatccatccgtccctccctttctccttccccggAGGAA
The Vulpes lagopus strain Blue_001 chromosome 10, ASM1834538v1, whole genome shotgun sequence genome window above contains:
- the VAMP2 gene encoding vesicle-associated membrane protein 2 isoform X1 — translated: MSVFTLGSATAATAPPAAPAGEGGPPAPPPNLTSNRRLQQTQAQVDEVVDIMRVNVDKVLERDQKLSELDDRADALQAGASQFETSAAKLKRKYWWKNLKMMIILGVICAIILIIIIVYFSS
- the VAMP2 gene encoding vesicle-associated membrane protein 2 isoform X2, with product MSATAATAPPAAPAGEGGPPAPPPNLTSNRRLQQTQAQVDEVVDIMRVNVDKVLERDQKLSELDDRADALQAGASQFETSAAKLKRKYWWKNLKMMIILGVICAIILIIIIVYFSS